Proteins from a genomic interval of Youhaiella tibetensis:
- a CDS encoding amino acid ABC transporter substrate-binding protein — protein sequence MHKHIVSAAVAAVLSVTATAAYADTLSDVKAKGYVQCGVTGGVAGFSAPDANNNWSGLEVDFCRAVASAIFNDPSKVRYTPLTSQERFTALSSGEIDILSRTTTWTMSRDTQLGIKFIGTMFYDGQGFMVRKADGIASALDLSGANICIESGTTTELNAADFFSTNNLEYKPIVFVDQDEVVKAFEDGRCDVYTTDSSALAAERSKFANPDDYIILPEIISKEPLGPVVRQGDDLWFNINRWTYFALLEAEELGVTQANVDEMLGSDNPSIKRLLGVEGDFGTPIGLTKDWAYQIIKNIGNYGESFNRNVGPDTPIGLARGLNALWKDGGIQYAPPIR from the coding sequence ATGCATAAACACATCGTATCGGCCGCCGTAGCGGCCGTACTAAGCGTTACGGCTACTGCCGCCTATGCGGATACTCTTTCCGACGTCAAGGCAAAGGGTTACGTGCAATGCGGCGTGACCGGGGGCGTTGCAGGTTTTTCTGCGCCGGACGCAAACAACAACTGGAGCGGGCTGGAAGTCGATTTCTGCCGCGCAGTGGCCTCTGCCATCTTCAACGATCCGTCCAAGGTTCGTTACACACCGCTGACCTCCCAAGAGCGTTTCACGGCTCTGTCCTCTGGTGAAATCGATATCCTGTCGCGCACCACGACCTGGACCATGAGCCGCGACACGCAACTGGGCATCAAGTTCATCGGCACGATGTTCTACGACGGCCAGGGCTTCATGGTCCGAAAGGCCGATGGAATCGCCTCGGCCCTGGACCTGTCTGGCGCCAATATCTGCATCGAGTCCGGCACCACGACCGAACTGAATGCGGCCGACTTCTTCTCGACCAACAATCTCGAGTACAAACCGATCGTGTTCGTGGACCAGGACGAAGTGGTCAAGGCCTTCGAAGATGGCCGCTGCGACGTCTATACGACGGACTCTTCGGCGCTTGCCGCCGAACGCTCCAAGTTCGCAAACCCGGACGACTACATCATCCTGCCCGAGATCATCTCCAAGGAACCCCTTGGGCCGGTGGTGCGCCAGGGTGACGACCTCTGGTTCAATATCAACCGCTGGACCTATTTTGCTCTGCTCGAGGCCGAAGAACTCGGCGTCACGCAGGCCAATGTCGATGAAATGCTAGGTTCGGACAATCCGTCGATCAAGCGCCTGCTCGGCGTGGAAGGCGACTTCGGTACGCCAATCGGCCTGACCAAGGACTGGGCCTACCAGATCATCAAGAATATCGGCAACTACGGGGAATCGTTCAACCGCAACGTCGGTCCCGATACGCCGATCGGGCTCGCTCGCGGCCTGAACGCTCTCTGGAAGGATGGCGGCATCCAGTACGCCCCTCCGATCCGCTAG
- a CDS encoding amino acid ABC transporter permease — MSDTTFVRAEILAPERPPSQGLGAIAWARKHLFASPSDVILTVVAVAFVLWIIPGLYNFFIGNAVFSDPEGLKGGACRFENVGACWIYIADRFDFFMFGFYPQEEYWRPILVFALTALLLVPLLWPGLPFKRTNAALFFIVLPVVSFYLLTGGVFGLPLVTTEKWGGLMITLIISIVGITCSIPIGILLALGRQSKLPIIKTLCVCFIELWRAVPLITVLFMASVMLPLFLPVGTSIDKLLRALVGVTLFASAYLAETVRGGLQAIPRGQTEAASALGLSYWKRMGLIILPQALKHVIPGIVNNFIALFKDTSLVYIVGLFDLLRAVQSSTSLTEWGSPTQAVTGYVFAAFVFWIFCFSMSRYSQYMERRLDTGHKR, encoded by the coding sequence ATGAGCGATACCACCTTTGTCCGCGCCGAAATCCTGGCGCCCGAACGCCCACCCAGCCAGGGCCTCGGCGCCATCGCCTGGGCGCGCAAGCACCTCTTTGCCTCGCCGTCCGATGTCATCCTGACCGTGGTCGCAGTCGCCTTCGTGCTGTGGATCATCCCGGGGCTCTACAACTTCTTCATCGGCAATGCCGTGTTTTCCGATCCAGAGGGATTGAAGGGCGGGGCCTGCCGTTTCGAGAACGTCGGTGCCTGCTGGATCTATATCGCCGACCGTTTCGACTTCTTCATGTTCGGCTTCTACCCGCAGGAAGAGTACTGGCGACCGATCTTGGTCTTTGCCCTAACCGCGCTGCTGCTCGTGCCGCTGCTCTGGCCCGGGCTGCCGTTCAAGCGGACCAACGCCGCTCTCTTCTTCATCGTGCTGCCAGTCGTGAGCTTCTACCTGCTCACCGGCGGCGTGTTCGGGCTGCCCTTGGTCACCACGGAGAAGTGGGGTGGCCTGATGATCACCCTCATCATCTCGATCGTGGGAATTACCTGCTCGATCCCCATCGGCATCCTGCTGGCCCTGGGGCGGCAATCGAAGCTGCCGATCATCAAGACGCTCTGCGTCTGCTTCATCGAGTTGTGGCGCGCTGTGCCGTTGATTACGGTGCTGTTCATGGCTTCGGTCATGCTGCCGCTTTTCCTGCCCGTCGGCACCAGCATCGATAAGCTGCTGCGGGCCCTGGTGGGCGTGACGCTCTTCGCCTCGGCATATCTGGCCGAGACCGTGCGCGGTGGTCTTCAGGCCATTCCCCGCGGGCAAACCGAAGCCGCCTCGGCCCTGGGCCTGAGCTACTGGAAGCGGATGGGTTTGATCATCCTGCCGCAGGCGCTCAAGCACGTGATCCCGGGGATCGTGAACAACTTCATTGCCCTGTTCAAGGATACGTCGCTCGTCTACATCGTTGGCCTGTTCGACCTGCTGCGCGCCGTGCAGTCCTCGACTTCGCTGACCGAGTGGGGGTCTCCGACACAAGCCGTCACCGGCTACGTGTTTGCCGCCTTCGTCTTCTGGATTTTCTGTTTCTCGATGTCACGCTACTCCCAGTACATGGAGCGGCGGCTCGACACGGGTCATAAGAGGTAA
- a CDS encoding TraB/GumN family protein, with the protein MNKWLSARVALVAACMWVLFSATAFALPAMWLAHKGDIRIWLFGSVHLLPPGIEWRSEILESALQNADAVYFEAIVDLEDPGADAREAMGKYLVPSGSRLLDLLTPEERELVAWAAKEVGAPVSGLNIFRPWVAAEVLTTFLAARQGFDFAAGVDVTLQGEVSRNKLRAFETLADQFAFFDEIPDDQQIAYLLSTAKGIQKTPDALKAIVANWAAGKPEEIAHNVADDLGTGGSTDDILLHRRNARWLEELKTLLGEPGDTLVVVGAAHLAGDGSLLDLLEAEGLTIERVQ; encoded by the coding sequence ATGAACAAATGGCTTAGCGCAAGGGTTGCGCTCGTTGCAGCCTGTATGTGGGTGCTGTTCTCGGCAACGGCTTTCGCACTGCCTGCAATGTGGTTGGCCCACAAGGGCGATATCCGAATCTGGCTGTTCGGTTCAGTCCATCTGCTCCCGCCCGGCATCGAATGGCGCTCCGAGATCCTCGAGTCGGCGCTGCAAAACGCCGACGCCGTATACTTCGAGGCCATAGTTGATCTGGAAGATCCAGGAGCGGACGCCAGGGAGGCTATGGGCAAATACCTGGTCCCGAGCGGATCGCGGTTGCTCGACCTCCTCACGCCCGAAGAACGGGAACTGGTAGCCTGGGCGGCCAAGGAAGTTGGCGCCCCCGTGTCCGGCCTGAATATCTTCAGGCCTTGGGTCGCGGCGGAAGTTCTCACCACGTTCCTCGCCGCCCGACAGGGTTTTGATTTCGCTGCTGGCGTTGATGTCACCCTGCAGGGCGAAGTCTCGCGGAACAAGCTTCGGGCATTCGAGACGCTGGCAGACCAGTTCGCGTTTTTCGACGAGATACCCGACGACCAGCAGATCGCCTATCTTCTGAGTACCGCCAAGGGCATTCAGAAGACCCCCGACGCGCTCAAGGCAATCGTCGCCAACTGGGCCGCGGGCAAACCTGAAGAAATCGCCCACAATGTCGCGGACGATTTGGGGACGGGCGGAAGCACGGATGACATACTGCTCCATCGCCGTAACGCTCGCTGGCTTGAGGAGCTGAAGACTCTGCTCGGCGAGCCCGGCGACACCTTGGTCGTGGTCGGCGCCGCCCATCTCGCAGGGGACGGCAGCCTGTTGGACCTCCTGGAGGCAGAAGGTCTCACCATCGAGCGCGTGCAATAG
- a CDS encoding amino acid ABC transporter substrate-binding protein: MAVGTRALRLDPPDLRANMAGKSGAAIGRRCLVRVWTKLRIAIARLFGALLLSASMVGLAIAADPGPTLKTVRERGHLICAASRSLPGFAQMNDGAWSGFDVDLCRAVAAAVFNDPNKVEFRALGGDSRFAQLQTGEIDMLSRNAPWTLKRDTGFGASYVTTMFFDGEAFMVPQSLGAVSAYELDGVSVCLIDGSDEQIAVRDFFFENQASYSEVLYQDLEDLGVAYRSGLCQAVAAPARWLNAIRRSLPEPATHRILPERITKEMIGPVVREGDDQWFELVRWTMFAIIEAEELGITSRNIESMSTVNNPAIKRLLGLEGDFGTPLGLDPKFMSRVIAAVGNYSELYERNFGPQTGASLSRGQNSLWTNGGLLYAPPVR, encoded by the coding sequence ATGGCGGTGGGGACCAGGGCGTTACGCCTTGACCCACCGGACCTCCGTGCCAATATGGCCGGAAAGTCAGGAGCGGCCATCGGCCGACGTTGTTTGGTTCGAGTGTGGACAAAGCTGAGGATTGCCATAGCGCGCCTGTTTGGCGCGCTGTTGCTATCGGCGTCGATGGTTGGTCTGGCAATTGCCGCCGATCCTGGTCCTACCCTCAAGACCGTGCGTGAACGCGGCCACCTCATCTGCGCTGCCAGCCGTTCGTTACCCGGGTTTGCCCAGATGAATGATGGGGCCTGGTCCGGGTTCGACGTCGACCTGTGCCGAGCGGTGGCTGCAGCGGTTTTTAACGACCCCAACAAGGTCGAGTTCCGTGCGCTCGGCGGCGACAGCCGCTTTGCCCAACTTCAGACCGGGGAAATCGACATGCTGTCGCGCAATGCGCCCTGGACGCTCAAGCGCGATACGGGGTTCGGCGCCAGCTACGTCACGACGATGTTCTTTGACGGCGAAGCCTTCATGGTGCCGCAGAGCCTTGGCGCAGTTTCGGCTTACGAACTCGATGGCGTCAGCGTTTGCCTTATCGATGGCAGCGACGAGCAGATCGCGGTGCGGGACTTCTTCTTCGAGAACCAGGCGAGTTATTCGGAGGTCCTCTATCAGGATCTCGAGGATCTTGGCGTCGCCTATCGTTCGGGACTATGCCAGGCCGTGGCCGCACCGGCCCGGTGGCTCAATGCCATTCGCCGAAGCCTGCCGGAGCCTGCCACCCACCGCATCCTGCCCGAACGCATTACCAAGGAGATGATCGGGCCGGTGGTGCGCGAGGGCGACGACCAGTGGTTCGAGCTCGTACGCTGGACCATGTTCGCGATCATCGAGGCGGAAGAGTTGGGCATTACCTCGCGCAACATCGAATCCATGTCCACCGTCAACAATCCCGCCATCAAGCGGTTGCTGGGGCTGGAGGGGGACTTCGGGACACCGCTTGGCCTCGACCCCAAGTTCATGTCACGCGTCATCGCGGCGGTTGGCAATTATTCGGAGCTCTACGAGCGGAACTTCGGTCCCCAGACGGGGGCGTCGCTTTCGCGCGGACAGAACTCGCTTTGGACCAACGGCGGCCTGCTCTACGCACCGCCGGTGCGCTGA
- a CDS encoding amino acid ABC transporter permease: MAAIEPLRSDPPRTHLLNDPRYRGYFYQVVVTVAVIAFFLWIIQNTVANLTAQNKTMGFDFLWKTSGFNVSFSLFPFDRASYYWEAFLVGITNTLLVSVIGIFFATVIGFVLGIARLSSNWIIARMATIYIEVVRNIPLLLQLFFWYFAVLKTMPAVKQSHVFFDVFVLNQRGLWVPQPLPDARFWWVIIAALIAVVFGLVLRGWARKRMEATGERFPVFLTFLGVFIVLPTIVWFVSGAHLDWDSPVLKGFNYVGGIELPPEFVALVFGLSIYTAAFIAEIVRAGILAVNRGQTEAAEALGLRDNDRLRLVVIPQAMRVIIPPLTSQYLNLTKNSSLGAAIGFPELVNVFTGTTLNQTGRAVEVIALTMAVYLTLSLTTSAIMNWYNARVALVER, from the coding sequence ATGGCTGCTATCGAGCCCCTGCGGAGCGATCCGCCTCGCACACACCTTCTAAACGACCCGCGCTATCGCGGCTACTTCTACCAGGTGGTGGTCACCGTCGCTGTGATCGCCTTCTTCCTCTGGATCATCCAGAACACCGTCGCGAACCTGACGGCCCAGAACAAGACGATGGGCTTCGACTTCCTCTGGAAGACCTCGGGTTTCAACGTCAGTTTCTCGCTCTTTCCGTTCGATCGGGCCTCCTACTACTGGGAGGCGTTCCTGGTCGGCATCACCAACACGCTGCTGGTGTCGGTGATCGGCATATTCTTCGCCACAGTTATCGGCTTCGTGCTGGGCATAGCACGCCTCTCGTCGAACTGGATCATCGCACGAATGGCGACGATCTACATCGAGGTCGTGCGCAACATCCCGCTGCTGCTGCAGCTCTTCTTCTGGTATTTCGCCGTGCTCAAGACGATGCCGGCGGTCAAGCAGAGCCACGTCTTTTTCGATGTTTTTGTGCTCAACCAGCGCGGCCTGTGGGTTCCCCAGCCACTGCCCGATGCCCGCTTCTGGTGGGTGATCATCGCTGCCCTTATCGCCGTCGTCTTCGGGCTGGTGCTGCGCGGATGGGCCCGCAAGCGCATGGAGGCGACCGGCGAGCGCTTTCCGGTGTTCCTGACCTTCCTCGGCGTCTTCATCGTCCTGCCGACGATCGTTTGGTTCGTCAGTGGCGCTCACCTCGATTGGGATTCTCCGGTCCTCAAGGGATTCAACTATGTGGGGGGCATCGAGCTGCCGCCCGAGTTCGTGGCGCTGGTCTTCGGGCTTTCGATCTATACGGCCGCCTTCATCGCCGAGATCGTGCGTGCCGGCATCCTGGCTGTAAATCGCGGCCAGACGGAAGCCGCCGAGGCATTGGGGTTGCGTGACAACGACCGGCTGCGGCTGGTGGTCATTCCACAAGCGATGCGGGTGATCATTCCTCCGCTGACAAGCCAGTACCTCAATCTCACCAAGAACTCGTCTCTCGGCGCCGCTATCGGCTTCCCGGAGCTGGTCAACGTCTTCACGGGAACGACGCTCAACCAGACGGGGCGCGCCGTGGAGGTGATTGCACTGACCATGGCGGTCTACCTCACGCTTTCGCTTACAACCTCGGCGATCATGAACTGGTACAACGCGCGCGTCGCGCTGGTGGAGAGATGA
- a CDS encoding sugar phosphate isomerase/epimerase family protein codes for MRTIKGPGIFLAQFAGDAAPFNSLDAICGWAAELGYKGVQIPTWVSSFIDVEKAANSKAYADEIRGTVEKHGLKITELSTHLQGQLVAVHPAYDTLFDGFAPASVHNNPKARQEWAVQTLLHAAKASQNLGLTEHATFSGALAWPYLYPFPQRPAGLVEEAFDELARRWTPILNAFDEVGVDVCYEIHPSEDLHDGVTYEMFLERVNNHPRANLLYDPSHFVLQQLNYLDYIDIYHERIKMFHVKDAEFNPTGRQGVYGGFQSWVNRAGRFRSLGDGQVDFGAVFSKLSQYDFAGWAVLEWECAIKSPEQGAAEGAPFIAAHIINVTEKAFDDFAGAGTDRAANRKLLGL; via the coding sequence ATGCGGACGATCAAGGGGCCGGGGATATTCCTGGCGCAATTCGCCGGCGATGCTGCGCCGTTCAATTCGCTCGACGCGATTTGCGGCTGGGCAGCGGAACTGGGTTACAAGGGCGTGCAGATACCGACCTGGGTATCGAGCTTCATCGATGTCGAGAAGGCGGCCAATTCGAAGGCGTATGCCGACGAGATTCGCGGGACCGTCGAAAAGCATGGCCTCAAGATCACCGAACTCTCAACGCACCTGCAGGGCCAGCTCGTAGCGGTCCATCCTGCTTACGATACGCTGTTCGACGGCTTCGCTCCGGCCTCGGTGCACAATAACCCCAAGGCGCGCCAGGAATGGGCGGTGCAAACGCTGCTGCACGCCGCAAAAGCCTCGCAGAACCTTGGTCTGACCGAGCACGCCACTTTCTCGGGCGCGCTGGCCTGGCCATATCTCTATCCGTTTCCACAGCGCCCGGCAGGGCTGGTCGAAGAGGCGTTCGATGAACTGGCGCGCCGCTGGACGCCAATTCTCAATGCGTTCGATGAAGTGGGAGTGGATGTCTGCTATGAAATCCATCCGAGCGAGGATCTGCACGACGGCGTTACTTACGAGATGTTCCTTGAGCGCGTGAACAACCATCCGCGCGCCAATCTGCTTTACGATCCCAGCCACTTCGTGCTGCAGCAGCTCAACTACCTGGACTACATCGACATCTACCACGAGCGGATCAAGATGTTCCACGTCAAGGATGCCGAGTTCAATCCGACCGGCCGGCAGGGCGTCTATGGCGGCTTCCAAAGCTGGGTCAACCGGGCAGGGCGCTTCCGTTCGCTGGGCGATGGCCAGGTCGATTTCGGAGCGGTGTTCTCAAAGCTCTCCCAGTACGACTTTGCCGGCTGGGCGGTGCTCGAATGGGAATGCGCCATCAAGAGCCCCGAGCAGGGTGCCGCCGAGGGCGCACCGTTCATTGCCGCACATATCATCAATGTGACAGAAAAGGCCTTCGACGACTTTGCGGGCGCCGGCACCGACAGGGCGGCCAACCGCAAGCTGTTGGGCCTTTAG
- a CDS encoding phosphatase PAP2 family protein, whose translation MTDLSKPLPLGLNRRNWPYFAVAFVALIAFLAPLDHLVSESLQAWPQPYAGVFAGLTGLGLSEWVLVPSLALFIIFGAMSLALRERPQKLAARQMAGLWAFVFAGVALPGLATNILKRIIGRARPVVFDENGPLAFHNFTADWQFQSFPSGHSTTIFAFAFVVGFLWPRLFWPAIVLALAVGVSRVVVGMHYPTDVLGGMVMGTLGAYAVRYFFARRRWVFTIAENGAIAPRRLMAIRRVAGLPPPQRLPR comes from the coding sequence ATGACCGACCTGTCCAAGCCATTGCCGTTGGGGCTCAATCGTCGCAACTGGCCGTATTTCGCCGTTGCATTCGTCGCGCTGATCGCCTTCCTGGCGCCGCTTGACCATCTGGTGTCGGAAAGCCTGCAGGCCTGGCCGCAGCCCTATGCCGGCGTCTTTGCCGGTCTCACCGGTCTCGGGCTCTCCGAGTGGGTGCTGGTGCCCTCGCTTGCCCTCTTCATCATCTTCGGGGCGATGTCGCTTGCCTTGCGCGAACGTCCTCAGAAGCTGGCTGCGCGGCAAATGGCGGGGCTGTGGGCCTTCGTCTTTGCAGGCGTGGCGCTGCCGGGGCTTGCCACCAATATCCTCAAGCGCATCATCGGCCGGGCAAGACCGGTGGTGTTCGACGAAAACGGGCCGCTGGCGTTCCACAATTTCACAGCGGACTGGCAGTTCCAGAGCTTTCCGTCCGGGCACTCGACGACGATCTTTGCCTTCGCGTTCGTGGTCGGCTTTCTCTGGCCGCGCCTGTTCTGGCCGGCGATAGTGCTGGCCCTCGCTGTCGGCGTCTCGCGGGTCGTGGTCGGGATGCACTATCCGACCGACGTGCTGGGTGGCATGGTCATGGGCACGCTTGGCGCCTATGCAGTGCGCTACTTCTTTGCACGGCGCCGGTGGGTGTTCACGATCGCCGAGAACGGCGCGATCGCGCCGCGCCGGCTCATGGCCATCAGACGGGTCGCGGGGCTGCCACCACCTCAGCGCTTGCCGAGGTAA
- a CDS encoding amino acid ABC transporter ATP-binding protein yields MSLSETTVEKPVDRSHMSVSDTDVAVEIIGMNKWFGEFHVLRDINLKVMRGERIVIAGPSGSGKSTLIRCINRLEEHQTGQVIVNGVELTSDLKRVDEVRREVGMVFQHFNLFPHLTIMQNLTLAPIWVRGIPKAQAEETAMHYLERVKIPEQANKFPGQLSGGQQQRVAIARSLCMNPKIMLFDEPTSALDPEMIKEVLEVMVGLAEDGMTMLCVTHEMGFARQVANRVIFMDQGQIIEQNEPEAFFSNPQHERTKLFLSQILH; encoded by the coding sequence ATGTCCCTTTCCGAAACGACCGTCGAAAAGCCGGTCGATCGCAGCCACATGAGCGTGTCCGACACGGACGTGGCGGTCGAAATCATCGGCATGAACAAATGGTTCGGCGAGTTCCACGTCCTGCGCGACATCAACCTTAAGGTGATGCGAGGCGAGCGGATCGTCATCGCCGGCCCCTCCGGGTCGGGCAAGTCGACGCTCATCCGGTGCATCAATCGCCTCGAGGAGCATCAGACGGGGCAGGTGATCGTCAACGGAGTGGAACTGACCTCCGATCTCAAGCGCGTCGATGAAGTGCGGCGCGAGGTGGGTATGGTGTTCCAGCACTTCAACCTCTTCCCGCACCTGACCATCATGCAGAACCTGACTCTCGCTCCCATCTGGGTGCGCGGCATTCCCAAGGCCCAGGCCGAGGAAACCGCCATGCACTATCTCGAGCGGGTGAAGATTCCCGAGCAGGCCAACAAGTTCCCCGGGCAATTGTCCGGCGGGCAGCAGCAGCGCGTGGCGATCGCCCGCTCCCTGTGCATGAACCCCAAGATCATGCTCTTCGACGAGCCGACGTCGGCGCTCGATCCGGAAATGATCAAGGAAGTGCTCGAGGTAATGGTCGGGCTGGCCGAAGATGGCATGACGATGCTCTGTGTCACCCATGAGATGGGCTTTGCCCGGCAGGTGGCGAACCGGGTCATCTTCATGGATCAGGGCCAAATCATCGAGCAGAATGAACCCGAAGCGTTCTTCTCCAATCCGCAGCACGAGCGCACCAAGCTCTTCCTGAGCCAGATCCTGCATTAG
- a CDS encoding Gfo/Idh/MocA family protein produces MAENGEPRIRLGMVGGGTGAFIGYVHRIAARLDDDYELVAGALSSRPDVAIESGKNLRLAEDRIYTSYEEMAAKEAARKDGIQAVSIVTPNHMHFGPAKTFLEAGIHVICDKPLTSTLEDARALATIKPKKGAKFLLTHNYTGYPLVRQARELVKSGALGKIRIVQVEYPQDWLTEAVSSKQADWRTDPKRSGAGGAIGDIGTHAYNLARFVTGLKLDALSADLTSFVKGRKLDDNVQILLRFQGGARGMLWASQVAVGHENGLKLRVYGEKGSIEWVQANPNEMWYAEFGKPRQLLTRGGSIAGNVAPAMNVRIPGGHPEGYLEAFATLYSQFAEVIRGNGKAYAGILPSLADGVEGMEFITAAVQSSKNDGKWTKLSDV; encoded by the coding sequence ATGGCAGAGAACGGCGAACCACGCATTCGTCTGGGTATGGTTGGGGGCGGGACGGGAGCCTTTATCGGCTACGTTCACCGCATTGCCGCCCGCCTGGACGATGACTACGAACTGGTGGCGGGTGCCTTGTCATCGCGCCCTGATGTGGCGATTGAATCGGGCAAGAACCTGCGCCTGGCCGAAGACCGCATCTATACGAGCTACGAAGAGATGGCCGCCAAGGAGGCTGCTCGTAAGGACGGCATCCAGGCCGTCTCGATCGTCACGCCCAATCACATGCATTTCGGCCCGGCCAAGACCTTCCTCGAAGCGGGCATCCATGTGATCTGCGACAAGCCGCTGACCTCGACTCTGGAAGACGCGCGGGCACTGGCGACAATCAAGCCCAAGAAGGGTGCGAAGTTCCTCCTGACCCACAACTACACGGGCTATCCGCTGGTGCGGCAGGCGCGTGAGTTGGTGAAGTCGGGTGCCCTCGGCAAGATCCGTATCGTCCAGGTCGAGTACCCGCAGGACTGGCTGACGGAGGCAGTATCCTCCAAGCAGGCGGATTGGCGCACGGACCCCAAGCGCTCGGGCGCCGGCGGAGCAATCGGCGACATCGGCACCCATGCCTACAACCTCGCCCGCTTCGTGACCGGACTTAAGCTCGATGCGCTTTCTGCCGACCTCACGAGCTTCGTCAAAGGTCGCAAGCTCGACGACAACGTGCAGATCCTGCTGCGCTTCCAGGGCGGCGCCCGCGGCATGCTGTGGGCGAGCCAGGTGGCCGTGGGACACGAGAACGGTCTCAAGCTGCGCGTCTATGGGGAGAAGGGTAGTATCGAGTGGGTGCAGGCCAACCCTAACGAGATGTGGTACGCCGAGTTCGGCAAGCCCCGGCAGTTGCTGACGCGCGGCGGCTCGATCGCGGGGAACGTGGCGCCGGCCATGAACGTCCGCATCCCTGGCGGCCACCCGGAGGGCTATCTCGAGGCGTTTGCCACGCTTTACAGCCAGTTCGCCGAGGTGATCCGCGGCAATGGCAAGGCCTATGCTGGTATTCTGCCGAGCCTGGCCGATGGCGTGGAAGGCATGGAGTTCATTACTGCCGCGGTGCAGTCGAGCAAGAACGACGGCAAGTGGACGAAACTGTCGGACGTTTGA
- a CDS encoding ETC complex I subunit — protein sequence MTARIYRPAPNAMQSGRGKSKQWVLVFEPASPREIEPLMGYTSSGDTRTQVRLEFDTLELAEAYAHRNGIAYTVQPAHQATPKRNSYPDNFRSDRKTPWTH from the coding sequence ATGACGGCACGTATTTACCGCCCTGCCCCCAACGCCATGCAATCGGGGCGCGGAAAGTCCAAGCAGTGGGTGCTGGTGTTTGAGCCGGCAAGCCCGCGCGAAATCGAACCGCTCATGGGCTACACGTCCTCCGGCGATACGCGCACCCAGGTGCGTCTGGAGTTCGACACCCTCGAACTCGCCGAGGCCTACGCCCACCGCAATGGCATTGCCTACACCGTTCAGCCGGCGCACCAGGCAACGCCCAAGCGCAACAGTTACCCGGACAACTTCCGCTCCGACCGCAAGACGCCCTGGACGCATTGA
- the metC gene encoding cystathionine beta-lyase, with protein sequence MIRKTDSASPSPETVETILTHAGRHPDDHFGFVNTPVFRGSTVLFKNLAALETEQQPYVYGRAGNPTTRQVEELITELEGAYDTQLVPSGLAAITVALLSCLSTGDEVLITDSAYNPTRNFALQFLDRMGITHRFYDPRIGAGIADLIGENTKAIFTESPGSITFEIQDLPAIVAAAKPRGVKVLIDNTWATPLFHSPLKLGADIVIHTATKMFVGHSDAFGGTISTTAEAWPDVAKTRALLGFFTGGDEAFLIARGLRTLAVRMKEHEQRAVEMATWLEGHPAVRRVIHPALESHPDHAIFKRDFTGSGSLFAAILHPQPHENLAAFVDNMELFGMGYSWGGYESLCIPSNPTKIRTATTWTEDGTLIRLHIGFEGMSDLKRDLEAGLDRYLGKR encoded by the coding sequence GTGATCCGGAAGACTGACAGCGCCTCCCCTAGCCCGGAAACCGTTGAAACCATTCTCACTCACGCAGGCCGACACCCCGACGACCACTTCGGGTTCGTCAACACCCCGGTTTTCCGCGGCTCTACTGTTCTGTTCAAAAATCTGGCGGCCCTGGAGACCGAGCAGCAGCCCTACGTCTACGGACGCGCCGGCAACCCCACGACTCGCCAGGTGGAAGAGCTCATCACCGAGCTCGAAGGTGCCTACGACACCCAGCTCGTGCCCTCCGGATTGGCCGCCATCACCGTCGCGCTGCTGAGCTGCCTTTCGACCGGTGATGAAGTTTTGATCACCGACAGCGCCTACAACCCGACGCGAAACTTCGCCCTGCAGTTCCTCGACCGCATGGGGATCACCCACCGATTCTACGATCCGCGCATCGGAGCGGGAATCGCCGATCTGATCGGCGAGAACACCAAGGCAATCTTCACCGAAAGCCCTGGCTCCATCACCTTCGAGATCCAGGATTTGCCGGCCATCGTTGCCGCGGCCAAGCCTCGGGGCGTCAAGGTACTGATCGACAACACCTGGGCGACCCCCCTCTTCCACTCTCCTCTCAAGCTTGGCGCCGATATCGTCATCCACACCGCCACCAAGATGTTCGTGGGGCATTCCGATGCCTTTGGGGGCACCATTTCGACCACCGCCGAGGCATGGCCGGATGTGGCCAAGACCCGCGCCCTTCTTGGCTTCTTCACCGGCGGTGACGAAGCCTTCCTCATCGCCCGCGGCCTGCGCACACTGGCGGTGCGCATGAAGGAGCATGAGCAGCGCGCCGTCGAGATGGCGACCTGGCTCGAAGGCCATCCCGCCGTTAGGCGCGTCATCCATCCGGCGCTGGAAAGCCACCCGGACCACGCTATCTTCAAGCGCGATTTCACCGGCTCCGGCAGCCTCTTCGCTGCCATCCTGCATCCCCAGCCGCACGAGAACCTGGCGGCATTCGTGGACAATATGGAGCTCTTCGGCATGGGCTATTCATGGGGCGGCTACGAAAGCCTGTGCATCCCGAGTAACCCCACCAAGATTCGGACGGCCACGACCTGGACCGAAGACGGCACGCTGATCCGCCTTCACATCGGCTTTGAGGGCATGAGCGACCTCAAGCGCGATCTCGAGGCGGGGCTCGACCGTTACCTCGGCAAGCGCTGA